The Rhopalosiphum maidis isolate BTI-1 chromosome 1, ASM367621v3, whole genome shotgun sequence genome has a segment encoding these proteins:
- the LOC113554409 gene encoding multidrug resistance protein 1-like isoform X3, whose amino-acid sequence MSEMERLSTVKTITEMNLGQTTDIPSQFSYDGLSAEEFYSYMTKYSLYYIYIGCTVLFAAFIQTFCWEIACERQVYRLRKAFYSQMLRQEISWYDLSDDGNLATKLSVDLERIREGISSKFSMVTQYISTLFTGILIGLCVNWRLTLIILCVTPFLVAVSGALAIISASTGAREQIKYGLAGSIAEEVLLNIRTVAAFGGELKESKRYNIAIEEGRKLVMKKYYVFSILLGSVFVIMYSVYGIAFWYGSNLIVNEISSPGSIFTVFFSVMAGAFSVGNALPFINSVSIAIGAASNIFNIIDNEPKIDPYSSQGKKLNKIQGKIEFKNVNFTYPSKCSISVLNNLSFTIEPGQTVALVGSSRDGKSIIGNLLLRFYDPTEGQVLLDNFDLKYLNLHWLRQNIGIVSQTPVLFGVSIAENIRYGQSDCTQQDIIAAAMTSNAHSFIIKLPKGYDTLIGDKGFQLSGDQKQRIVIARALVKDPKILLLDEATSGLDAESEDIIQKALDKAQQNRSTIILAHRLTTLKNVDIIFVLQDGCVVESGTHEFLMSKNGLYSNLFNTQVKQENNRDESLESDEDIMDESTLDSKNINIEYATLSTSPPNNTQISLKNPELKSQYKVDDVVSNKNIENQAIIDNDNTEIITTKKVSVLEKFIEPEKIFTDSFITEDSDGRKVNVTRKVSSRKVKRIIYLEQGSTDSELESNDNHSNSYRGSTSIRLMSQPDDYSQWETSDVEFNLNTEFSMISSKTGQYINKQNTLPEIENVCIKDILKFNCPEWPWLVMGFVGCILTGAIIPVFSVFYGQVFATFTLKGDALLQEAAFWSKMFIILALLSGLAWWMQTFGFTHACEKLIMRIRIYAFENVLRQPVFWFDFKSSSPSIIISRLSREAPLVKSAGILRVAQIISAFVTLSAAIIIAFTFGWKFAIILVIGVPIIAGAAYKQLIIVQKSQKQDFEVMDKANRISSETISNIKTVQGLAQEQMFVSQYENSLKDPFKTVKKQAFSFAIMYAVSQAVIYGMYSVSFRYGAYLVEIGDMSATDIYRVFFALAFCAASVGQTSAYLQGYSRAKNAASLIFQLIWRQSEIDPLSTSGSKPTIKGKVQFKDVKFQYPSKPNARVLQGINFVVEPGKTLAIVGESGCGKSTIVSLLERFYDPSKGVIEVDNHDIRAINLCHLRQNIGIVSQEPILFNSSVKDNIAYGVVNREVSMNEIIDVAKQANIHNFITTLAEGYNTLVGDNGSQLSNGQKKQVAIARALIRNPKILLLDEVTTALDIDSEAMVQGVLEVARKDRTCIIIAHRLSTIQSADSIAVIHNGKIVEQGNHEELKAKKKYYYKLITCQE is encoded by the exons ATGTCTGAAATGGAAAGACTGAGTACTGTTAAAACTATTACAGAAATGAATTTAGG acaaACAACAGACATCCCAAGTCAATTCAGTTATGATGGATTAAGTGCTGAAGAATTTTATAGCTATATGACTaagtattcattatattacatatatattggaTGTACAGTATTATTTGCTGCATTCATACAA aCTTTTTGTTGGGAGATTGCTTGTGAAAGACAAGTTTATCGTTTGCGTAAGGCATTTTATAGCCAAATGCTTAGACAAGAAATTAGTTGGTATGACTTAAGTGATGATGGAAACTTAGCAACAAAATTATCAGT cgATTTGGAAAGAATTCGCGAAGGTATTAGCAGTAAATTCAGTATGGTTACACAATACATAAGCACTCTTTTCACTGGTATACTAATTGGACTTTGTGTGAATTGGAGATTAACTTTGATCATACTCTGTGTCACACCATTTTTAGTTGCAGTTTCTGGAGCTCTAGCTATA atTTCAGCAAGTACAGGCGCTAGAgagcaaataaaatatggctTAGCTGGAAGTATAGCTGAAGAggtcttattaaatattcggaCAGTAGCAGCGTTTGGAGGAGAACTTAAAGAATCTAAAAG atataatatagcaatagAAGAAGGTCGAAAATTAGTCATGAAAAAATACTATGTATTCTCAATACTGTTGGGTTCTGTATTTGTGATTATGTATTCAGTTTATGGAATAGCATTCTGGTATGGatctaatttaattgtaaatgaaATTTCATCGCCAGGGAGCATTTTCACG GTATTCTTTAGTGTAATGGCTGGAGCTTTTTCTGTAGGAAATGCTTTACCATTTATAAATTCAGTAAGCATAGCCATTGGAGCagcatcaaatatatttaatataattgataatgaaCCCAAAATTGATCCTTATTCATCACAaggaaaaaaacttaataaaattcaaggaaaaattgaatttaaaaatgtgaactTTACATATCCATCAAAATGTTCTATATCA gtTTTGAATAACTTATCATTTACAATTGAACCTGGGCAAACTGTAGCATTGGTAGGTTCTAGTAGAGATGGTAAAAGTataattggaaatttattACTGCGTTTCTATGATCCTACAGAAGGTCAA gtattgttggacaattttgatttaaaatatttaaacttacatTGGCTTCGTCAAAACATTGGAATTGTATCCCAAACACCAGTATTATTTGGTGTTTCCATCGCTGAAAACATCAGATATGGTCAATCAGATTGTACTCAACAAGATATTATAGCTGCTGCAATGACATCAAATGCCCATAGTTTCATCATAAAGTTACCTAAG GGTTATGATACATTAATTGGGGACAAAGGTTTTCAACTTTCCGGTGATCAAAAACAGAGAATTGTCATTGCAAGAGCTTTGGTCAAagatccaaaaatattattattggatgaAGCTACTTCAGGACTAGATGCAGAAAGTGAAGACATTATACAAAAAGCTTTGGATAAAGCTCAACAAAATAGAAGCACTATTATCCTTGCTCATAGACTAaccacattaaaaaatgttgatattatttttgttttacag GATGGATGTGTAGTAGAATCTGGAACACATGAATTTTTGATGTCAAAGAATGgcttatattcaaatttatttaacacgcAAGTGAAACAGGAAAATAATAGAGATGAATCTTTAGAATCTGATGAAGATATAATGGATGAGTCCACATtagatagtaaaaatataaatatagaatatgctACTCTATCAACCAGTCCACCAAATAATACgcaaattagtttaaaa aaTCCAGAACTTAAATCTCAATACAAAGTTGATGATGTTgtttccaataaaaatattga gaaCCAAGCTATaattgataatgataatactgaaataataacaacaaaaaaggtatcagttttagaaaaatttattgaacctgaaaaaatattcacagatAGTTTTATCACTGAAGATAGTGATGGCCGTAAAGTAAATGTTACTAGAAAAGTATCTTCACGTAAAGTAAAACGAATTATCTATCTAGAACAA ggAAGTACAGATAGTGAGTTAGAATCAAATGACAATCATTCAAATAGTTACAGAGGTAGTACCTCAATTAGATTAATGAGTCAACCTGATGATTATTCTCA atggGAAACCTCAGATGTAGAGTTTAATCTAAATACAGAATTTTCCATGATTTCTTCTAAAACAGGTCAAtacataaacaaacaaaatactttg cctgaaattgaaaatgtttgtattaaggATATACTTAAATTCAATTGTCCAGAATGGCCATGGTTAGTGATGGGTTTTGTAGGCTGTATTTTAACTGGTGCCATAATACCagtattttctgttttttatgGTCAAGTGTTTGCt acattcACACTTAAAGGTGATGCACTATTACAAGAAGCAGCTTTTTGgtctaaaatgtttattattttggctTTATTATCTGGTTTAGCGTGGTGGATGcag actttTGGATTTACCCATGCTTGTGAAAAGCTCATTATGCGTATAAGAATTTATGCGTTTGAAAATGTGTTACGTCAACCTGTATTTTggtttgattttaaaagttcatcacccagtattattatcagcAGATTATCTAGAGAAGCTCCACTTGTAAAATCT gcTGGTATTTTAAGAGTGGCTCAAATAATATCAGCATTTGTGACACTGTCAGCTGCAATCATAATCGCTTTCACATTTGGCTGGAAATttgctataatattagtcaTTGGTGTACCAATAATTGCTGGTGctgcttataaacaattaataatagttcaaaaaagtcaaaaacaaGATTTTGAAGTTATGGATAAAGCTAATCGA ATTTCATCTGAaactatttcaaatataaaaacagttcAAGGTTTAGCACAGGAGCAAATGTTTGTTTCACAGtatgaaaatagtttaaaagatccatttaaaactgttaaaaaacAAGCATTTTCATTTGCTATCATGTATGCTGTGTCTCAGGCAGTTATATATGGAATGTATTCAGTTTCATTTAGGTATGGAGCATATCTTGTAGAAATTGGAGATATGTCAGCTACagatatttatag ggtGTTCTTTGCATTGGCGTTTTGTGCTGCTTCTGTTGGTCAAACGTCAGCTTATCTACAAGGTTATTCTAGAGCTAAGAATGCAGCATCGCTCATTTTTCAACTAATTTGGAGACAATCTGAAATTGACCCTCTATCAACTTCAGGATCCAAACCA acAATTAAAGGCAAAGTCCAGTTTAAAGATGTCAAATTCCAGTATCCTTCCAAACCAAATGCACGTGTATTGCAAGGTATTAACTTTGTAGTTGAACCTGGTAAGACATTGGCAATAGTTGGTGAATCTGGATGTGGCAAAAGTACTATAGTATCTTTACTTGAACGGTTTTATGATCCATCAAAAGGAGTAATT GAAGTTGATAATCATGATATACGAGCGATAAATTTATGTCATTTAAGGCAAAATATTGGAATTGTTTCTCAAGAGCCAATATTGTTTAACAGTTCAGTAAAAGATAACATAGCATATGGTGTAGTCAACAGAGAGGTCTCCATGAATGAAATAATTGATGTGGCAAAACAagcaaatattcataattttataacaactttAGCTGAA GGTTATAATACGTTAGTTGGGGATAATGGAAGTCAACTGTCCAATGgacaaaaaaaacaagtagCAATTGCACGTGCATTAATAAGAAAtcctaaaatacttttattagatGAAGTTACAACAGCATTGGATATTGATAGTGAAGCA ATGGTGCAAGGGGTATTAGAGGTAGCTCGTAAAGATCGCACCTGCATTATTATTGCTCATCGTCTTTCTACTATCCAATCAGCTGATTCTATTGCTGTGATTCATAATGGTAAAATTGTAGAGCAAGGTAATCACGAAGAACTAAAagctaaaaagaaatattattacaagttaatTACATGCCAAGAATAA